The nucleotide sequence AAGCCCAGCAAGTGCTGGGTGGCCATATAACCGCCGTGAAACTGGTCCAGCTGAATGGAACGCACATTGGGGCCTTCCAGCTTGCGTTCGGTAATCACCACCGGCAACCGGGTGGCAACCTCCAACACCTCGCTGTCTTTCATGCTGCCCGTCAAGATGATCAGGCCGTCTACACGCCGTTCCATGAGCAGGCGCACCGCATTGAGCTCAATGGCCGCGTCCCAATGGCCACTCACAATCAAAGAGGCGTGGCCACTGGCCTCAAAGCCGTCTTCAATTCCTTTGAGGGCATGGGCGTAAAACGGGCTTTGGATAGATTGGGTCAGCACCCCCACTGTCATGGTGATGCCGGTCTTCAGGCTGCGGGCAAACAAGTTGGGCCTGAACTTCAGCCGAGCAATGGCATCTTCCACTGCCTTGCGCTTGCTCTCTGCCACCTTGGCTGTGCCATTGAGAATGCGCGACACCGTGGCCGGTGACACATGGGCCTCGCGCGCGACGTCTAGCAGGGTGACAGGTTCTTGACTGGCGGGGGGGGTGGCGTCTGATCCCAAAATCTCATCCCATGCATTTTTATGGTGCTGACCAAGGGGTCAGCTGTCGCACGATGATACTGGTTTAGCCCTCTAAGCACTAGGTGCGTTGCGGGGCTTCTCCGACGGACAAGCCCAAAGCGGATGCCTGCCTGCCACCCGCTCAACCCCACATCAAAACGCCGCAATCCCCGTCTGCGCACGGCCCAGAATCAGCGCATGGATGTCGTGGGTGCCTTCATAGGTGTTCACCACCTCCAAGTTCACCAAGTGGCGGGCCACACCAAACTCGTCGCTGATGCCGTTGCCACCCATCATGTCGCGCGCGACACGGGCAATGTCTAGTGACTTGCCGCAGGAGTTGCGTTTGAGGATGGAGGTGATTTCTACCGCCGCCGTGCCTTCGTCTTTCATGCGGCCTAAGCGCAAGCAGCCTTGCAGGCCCAGCGATATTTCGGTCTGCATGTCGGCCAGCTTCTTTTGGATGAGCTGGTTGGCCGCCAAGGGCTTACCAAACTGTTTGCGGTCCAGCACATATTGGCGGGCACGGTGCCAGCAGTCTTCTGCCGCGCCCAATGCTCCCCAGGCAATGCCGTAGCGCGCGCTGTTGAGGCAAGTAAACGGCCCTTTGAGGCCTTGTACTTCAGGAAATGCGTTGTCTTCTGGGCAGAACACGCCGTCCATCACGATTTCACCGGTGATGCTCGCACGCAGCCCCACCTTGCCGTGGATGGCAGGGGCTGACAAACCTGCCATGCCTTTGTCCAGAATAAAACCACGGATGGGCCCTACCGCCCCGCCTTCGCTCACCTCTTTGGCCCAGACCACAAACACATCGGCAATGGGGCTGTTAGAAATCCACATCTTGGAGCCTGTGAGCTTGTAGCCGCCGGGCACCTTGTGGGCGCGGGTGGCCATGGAGCCGGGGTCGGAGCCGTGGTCGGGCTCGGTCAGGCCAAAGCAGCCAATCCACTCACCGGTGGCCAGCTTGGGCAGGTACTTTTGTTTTTGGGCTTCGGTGCCGAATTCATAGATAGGCACCATGACCAAGCTGCTTTGCACGCTCATCATGGAGCGGTAGCCACTGTCCACACGCTCCACCTCGCGGGCGATCAGGCCATAGGCCACGTAGTTCAAACCAGGGCCACCGTACTGCTCGGGGATGGTGGGGCCCAAGAGGCCCAGCTCGCCCATTTCACGAAAGATGGCGGGGTCGGTCTTCTCCGCGCGAAAGGCGTCCAGCACGCGGGGCTGGAGCTTGTCTTGGCAGTAGGCAGCGGCCGCGTCACGCACCATGCGCTCGTCATCGCTGAGTTGGGCGTCTAGGAGGAAGGGGTCTTGCCAGTTGAACGCTGCGTGGGCCATAGGTGTCTCCGAAAGCTGGGTGGAAGTTGTGTCCATGTTAGCGGTGGCCTGAGTGCACGGCAAACGAGAAATTTGCACCTAGATATGCCATCTGCACATACTTAATACTCTGCATTTTTGGCACAAATAGCCACTTTACGCACATCCATATTGCCTAAGTAGCTATCAAATACATAGTATCTACGTACCTTTGGTGTGTATATTGCACACACCATGCGCAGAAAAATCCCTTCCCTCCAAGCCCTGGCCTGCTTTGAAGCCGCCGCCCGGCACGAAAGCTACACCCGCGCCGCCCAAGAGCTGGCCATGACCCAGGGGGCCGTGTCACGGCAAATCACCAGCTTGGAAGAGTTTGTAGGCGTGCCCTTGTTCAGGCGCACCCGCCACGGCGTAGTGCTTACCGAGCGGGGTGCAGACTACGCCGCCCAAGTGGCGCCCCGCCTCTTGGGGCTGGAGCAAGACACACTCTCTGTCATGGCACCGCAGGGCCGCAGCGCCAGTGTGCACCTGGCCGCCGTGCCCACCTTTGCCACGCGATGGCTCATCCCACGCCTAGCAAGCTTTAAGGCGGTGCAGCCCGAGCTCACCATCCACATCGAGACGCAAACACGCCCCTTTATGTTTGCCGACACCCCGTTTGACGCCGCGCTGTACTGCGGCACGCCCGAGCAAGTGGCCAACTGGGCAGGTACGCATGCGCTGCGCCTCTTAAGCGAAGACGTGCTCCCCGTGTGCAGCCCCCAGTGGCTGCCCCAAGGCAAGCCCCTGAGTCCTCAGGCTATAGCCGCCCTGCCCCTGCTACAACAAAGCACCCGCCCCATGGCATGGCGCCAATGGTTTGACGCCATGCAGGTAGCCGACGCCCCCATGGCCTTGGCTGGCCCGCGCTATGAGTTGTTTTCGATGACCGCAGCCGCAGCCGCCAGCGGCCTAGGCCTGGCCTTGGTGCCCCGCTTGCTGGTAGAAGCCGAACTAGCCCGAGGCGAACTCGTCATCGCCTGCGACGCGCCGCTCCAAGGCGAACGCGCCTACTACCTCGTGTGGCCCGAACGCACGGATGAGCGCGCGGCGTTGGGGGCGTTTAGGCAGTGGTTGCAGGCGGAGCTTGCTATATAAACAGTAGCTTCTCGCCCATACCCCATGGGCGCCAGAGGCACTTTTCGCCTCTGGCACCCAGGATTTACATCAAACAAACGCAAAATGCTCTTTGTCGATTTGCATGACCGAGCGGGTATGCGCCAAAGCAGTTGAAGGCACCACGCAGGGTTGCGTTGAAAATTTCCCGATCGGAAAATAAATCGCAATTCGACCAGCGAATCAGGGAAATATTCCCGAACGGGAAATATCGCTTGCTTTCCGCACTTTTGTGGCCGACAATTTCCCGAACGGGAAACTCATCAACCCATGACATCCATTCAATCGCCTCAACAATTAGGAAATGCCTTGCGTGCCGCGCGCAAGCAGCTGGGCCTGACACAGCCTCAGCTAGCTCTCGCGGCAGGGGTCGGTGTGCGCTTCATGGTCGACCTAGAAGCAGGCAAGCCCACCTTGCGCTTGGAAAACGTGCTGCGTGTCATTGCTGCCTTGGGCGGCGAGATTCAGTTGAGCGGGTTGCCAGCAGCAGTGACCGACGATCAACAGGCAGTTAATGACCATGGCGCATGAGTTAGAAGTCTGGCTTTTTGCCAATCGGGTCGGCACCTTGGCGCTGGCCGATGGTCGCTTGAGTTTTTGCTACGCATCCAGCTGGCTGGCGCAAGCAGATGCCCTTGCCTTATCCGTGTCGCTGCCCCTGCAAGCGACGCCATTTGACGACCGCACAACGCGTCCCTTCTTTGCCGGGCTTCTGCCAGAGGGGCGCATGCGCCAGCTGATTGCGCAACAGTTCCAAGTTTCTAGCCAGAACGACTTCGCGCTGTTAGACCACATTGGCGGCGATTGCGCAGGGGCCGTGACCTTTCTTGCACCGGGCCAAGCGCTACCCATCCCGCCCCGCAACGAGGATGTTCAATGGCTTAGTGACGACGAGGTCCTAACCATCCTGGATGAACTGCCGCGCCGCCCCATGCTAGCTGGCAAAGACGGATTGCGGCTTTCATTGGCTGGCGCACAAGACAAACTGCCGGTTGTGTTTGATGGGGCCCGCATTGGGCTACCGCGCAATGGCACACCCAGTTCCCACATCTTGAAGCCTGCTATCCACGCGGTGGAAGACAGTGTGACCAACGAAGGATTTTGCATGGCGCTGGCTGAGGCCATGCAACTCAAGCCGGCGAAATCGATTGTTCACCGAGTGCGGGGTCGCGCGTTCCTGCTGGTGGAGCGATACGACCGACTGATAGATACCCAAGGTAAGCGGCAACGCCTTCACCAAGAAGACTTTTGCCAAGCGCTGGGCGTGGTACCGGAGATGAAATACCAAAACGAAGGTGGGCCCGATCTGGCGCAGTGTTTCAACTTGGTACGCAGCGCAACGCGCCCCAGTGCACCGCAAACCTTGCGCCTGCTCGACTACGTAGTTTTCAATGCGCTGATCGGCAACCACGACGCGCACGCCAAGAACTTCTCGCTGCTGTACGCAGGCAAAGCACCCGTACTGGCACCCTTCTACGACACGCTGTCAACGGCTGTGTACCCAAGCTTGACACCGAAGATGGCGATGAAAATCGGCAGCAAGTACAAATTCAGCGAGGTTCAGGCGCGGCACTGGGAGCAATTTGCAGAAAGCGCCGGCCTCACCAAAGCGCAGGCGAAAAGGCGCATACGGGAGTTGGCCCATTCATTGCCAGGCGTGGCGCGCAAGCTCCAGTCCGACCGTGAACGAGGCTTTGCTGGCAACGCAGTGGTTGAGCAAATCAACGCATTAATGGAACAACGTTGCGCTTTGACCATTCGGCGGCTCACCGACCCCGATGCAGAAAATGACGCGACTGCAGAGCCCCCGGTCTGAACCATCCATCGGACTCAGGGGCACTCAAACTAGGCCAGCGCATGAAGGGTCTGCGCTAAAGCTCTTGATTTGAAACACTTCGCACACTTGCTTAAGAAAACCAAAAGTGCGCTGCACTTGGGATGCATGCCCCTCCCGCTCTGAGCGCCAAGACCCGTCAATGGGAAGCAGTTTTTCTGCGAAAACTCCCATCCCAACCAACAAGCACCGCAGAGCGATCGCTATGCCTTTTATAGCTTCTCACCCTTACCCCATGGGCGCCAGAGGCACTTTTCGCCTCTGGCACCCAGGATTTCCATCAAACAAACGCAAAGTGCTCTTTGTCGATTTGCATGACCGAGCGGGTGGACGCCAAGGCGCTGGTGCGGTGGGCGTTGGCGCGGGGCAGCAGGCGGTCGAAGTAGAACTCTGCGGTCTGGATTTTGGTGCGGTAGAACTCGTCAGACTCTGCGCCCTTGGCGGGCTGGGCTGCGTTGGCAGCTGCTTCGCTAGCGGCCTTGTCTTTTAACTTGCTCTTGCCTTTGGACTTGGCCTTGACCGTGTCTAACTCGCCTAGCAACTGGGTGGCCTTCTCCGCCTGCAGGGCCCAGTAGTAGGCCATCATCACGTAGCCGGAGTACATGAGGTAGTCAAAGCTGGCAGAGCCCACCAATTCGCGGTCTTTGGGGGCGCGCAGCATGATGGCGGTGGTCAGCACATTCCACTCGGCAGCGCGCATGGTCAGGTTGCGGGCCATGGCGCCCAAGGGGGTGCGCGACAGCAAATGTGGGCGGGCAAACTGCAGCATGGTGAGGCTGAAGTCGCGCACACACTTGCCTTTAGAGCCCAGCAACACCTTGCGGCCCAGCAAGTCCAAGGCTTGAATGCCGGTGGTGCCTTCGTACAGGGTGGAGATGCGGGCGTCGCGCGCAATTTGCTCCATGCCGTGCTCTTGCACGTAGCCATGGCCACCAAACACTTGGATGCCCAGGTTAGCGGCTTCCAAGCCCATTTCGGTCAAAAAGCCTTTGAGGATGGGCGTGAAGAAGCCCAGCTTGCTGTCGTACTCTTTGTACTTGGCTTGGTCGCCCGCGGCCACGGCGTTGAACATATGGTCACCCAGTTTGAGCACGCCGTAGATCATGGCGCGGCCACCTTCGGCAATGGCTTTTTGGGTGAGCAGCATGCGGCGCACATCGGGGTGCCAGATCAAGGCGTCGGCCTTGTTTTCAGGCTCTTTTTTGCCCGACAAGGCGCGCATAGAGCGGCGGTCTTTGGCATAAGGCAAGGCACCTTGGAAGGCGGCTTCTGCATGGCACACGCCCTGCACAGCGGTGCCCAAACGCGCTGTGTTCATGAAGGTGAACATGGCTTCCAAGCCCCGGTTGGGCTCGCCCACCATGGTGCCCACCGCTTCATCAAAATTGAGCACAGCCGTAGATGAGGCGCGAATGCCCATCTTGTGCTCGATAGATCCGCAAGAGACGCCGTTGCGCGTGCCCAGCGAGCCGTCTGCATTGACGTTGACCTTGGGCACAGCAAACAAAGAGATGCCGCGTGTGCCTTCAGGCGCGTCGGGCAGGCGTGCCAGCACGATGTGGATGATGTTGTCGGTCAGGTCGTGCTCACCGGCCGAGATAAAAATCTTGGTACCTGTGAGCTTGTAGCTGCCATCTGCCTGAGGCACAGCCTTGGTTTTGATTTGGGCCAAGTCGGTGCCGCACTGTGGCTCGGTCAGGCACATGGTGCCCGCCCACGTGCCTGCCACCAAAGAGGGCAGCAACTGCTGCTTCTGTGCCTCGGTGCCGTATTGCATCAGCGTGTTGATGCAACCCACGGACAAGCCAGGGTACATGGTGAACGACCAGTTGGCCGTGCCCATCATCTCAGACTTGAAGATGTTGAAGGACATGGGCAGGCCTTGGCCGCCGTACTCAGCGGGGAAGGACAAACCTTGCCAGCCACCTTGCACAAACTGGTCGTAGGCTTCTTTAAAGCCCTTGGGCGTGGTGACCACGCCGTCTTTGAAGTGGCATCCTTCTTGGTCGCCTGAGTGGTTCAGCGGGGCCAGCACTTCTTCGCACAGGGTGGCGGCACCTTCCAAAATGGCGTCCACCATATCAGGCGTGGCCTCGGCACCGTTGCTCAGGCTGGCGTAGTGACCGGGGTAGTCCAGTACTTCGTTCATCAAGAAGCGCATATCGCGCAGGGGGGCTTTGTACGTAGTCATGGTTTAACGCTCCACAATGGCAACAACACCTTGGCCACCTGCGGCGCAGATGGAAATCAGGCCACGGCCTGAACCCTTTTGGGCCAGCAGCTTGGCCAGGCTGGCCACAATGCGCCCGCCGGTAGCGGCAAACGGATGACCCGCTGCCAAGGAGCTACCGTTGACGTTGAGCTTTTTCATATCAATCTTGCCCAGGGCTTTGTCCAGACCCAAGGTTTCTTTGCAGTAGGTTTTGTCTTCCCACGCCTTCAAGGTGCACAGCACTTGGGCGGCAAAGGCTTCGTGGATTTCGTAGTAATCAAAGTCTTGCAACTTCAGGTTGGCGCGGGCCAGCATGCGAGGCACTGCGTAGGCGGGTGCCATGAGCAAGCCTTCTTTTTTGTCAAAGAAGTCCACCGCTGCCACTTCGCTGAAGGTCAAGTAAGCCAGCACGGGCAGATTGCGCGCGGCGGCCCACTCTTCGCTGGCCAGCAACACGGCGGAAGCACCGTCGG is from Rhodoferax aquaticus and encodes:
- a CDS encoding LacI family DNA-binding transcriptional regulator; the protein is MGSDATPPASQEPVTLLDVAREAHVSPATVSRILNGTAKVAESKRKAVEDAIARLKFRPNLFARSLKTGITMTVGVLTQSIQSPFYAHALKGIEDGFEASGHASLIVSGHWDAAIELNAVRLLMERRVDGLIILTGSMKDSEVLEVATRLPVVITERKLEGPNVRSIQLDQFHGGYMATQHLLGLGHTRIAHIKGVAGRADSEDRYLGYLKAHQDAKVPVDPVLLVQGDFTDIGGLNAMNQLLDNHIAFTAVFGANDESALGARLALYRRGLHVPNDVSIIGFDDLPSSVFMTPPMTSIRQPTYEVGRYSAHTLLNMMGYPMDEVLVPKLELVVRETTSAVARLKV
- a CDS encoding acyl-CoA dehydrogenase: MAHAAFNWQDPFLLDAQLSDDERMVRDAAAAYCQDKLQPRVLDAFRAEKTDPAIFREMGELGLLGPTIPEQYGGPGLNYVAYGLIAREVERVDSGYRSMMSVQSSLVMVPIYEFGTEAQKQKYLPKLATGEWIGCFGLTEPDHGSDPGSMATRAHKVPGGYKLTGSKMWISNSPIADVFVVWAKEVSEGGAVGPIRGFILDKGMAGLSAPAIHGKVGLRASITGEIVMDGVFCPEDNAFPEVQGLKGPFTCLNSARYGIAWGALGAAEDCWHRARQYVLDRKQFGKPLAANQLIQKKLADMQTEISLGLQGCLRLGRMKDEGTAAVEITSILKRNSCGKSLDIARVARDMMGGNGISDEFGVARHLVNLEVVNTYEGTHDIHALILGRAQTGIAAF
- a CDS encoding LysR substrate-binding domain-containing protein, which codes for MRRKIPSLQALACFEAAARHESYTRAAQELAMTQGAVSRQITSLEEFVGVPLFRRTRHGVVLTERGADYAAQVAPRLLGLEQDTLSVMAPQGRSASVHLAAVPTFATRWLIPRLASFKAVQPELTIHIETQTRPFMFADTPFDAALYCGTPEQVANWAGTHALRLLSEDVLPVCSPQWLPQGKPLSPQAIAALPLLQQSTRPMAWRQWFDAMQVADAPMALAGPRYELFSMTAAAAASGLGLALVPRLLVEAELARGELVIACDAPLQGERAYYLVWPERTDERAALGAFRQWLQAELAI
- a CDS encoding helix-turn-helix transcriptional regulator produces the protein MTSIQSPQQLGNALRAARKQLGLTQPQLALAAGVGVRFMVDLEAGKPTLRLENVLRVIAALGGEIQLSGLPAAVTDDQQAVNDHGA
- a CDS encoding type II toxin-antitoxin system HipA family toxin, with translation MAHELEVWLFANRVGTLALADGRLSFCYASSWLAQADALALSVSLPLQATPFDDRTTRPFFAGLLPEGRMRQLIAQQFQVSSQNDFALLDHIGGDCAGAVTFLAPGQALPIPPRNEDVQWLSDDEVLTILDELPRRPMLAGKDGLRLSLAGAQDKLPVVFDGARIGLPRNGTPSSHILKPAIHAVEDSVTNEGFCMALAEAMQLKPAKSIVHRVRGRAFLLVERYDRLIDTQGKRQRLHQEDFCQALGVVPEMKYQNEGGPDLAQCFNLVRSATRPSAPQTLRLLDYVVFNALIGNHDAHAKNFSLLYAGKAPVLAPFYDTLSTAVYPSLTPKMAMKIGSKYKFSEVQARHWEQFAESAGLTKAQAKRRIRELAHSLPGVARKLQSDRERGFAGNAVVEQINALMEQRCALTIRRLTDPDAENDATAEPPV
- a CDS encoding acyl-CoA dehydrogenase C-terminal domain-containing protein, which produces MTTYKAPLRDMRFLMNEVLDYPGHYASLSNGAEATPDMVDAILEGAATLCEEVLAPLNHSGDQEGCHFKDGVVTTPKGFKEAYDQFVQGGWQGLSFPAEYGGQGLPMSFNIFKSEMMGTANWSFTMYPGLSVGCINTLMQYGTEAQKQQLLPSLVAGTWAGTMCLTEPQCGTDLAQIKTKAVPQADGSYKLTGTKIFISAGEHDLTDNIIHIVLARLPDAPEGTRGISLFAVPKVNVNADGSLGTRNGVSCGSIEHKMGIRASSTAVLNFDEAVGTMVGEPNRGLEAMFTFMNTARLGTAVQGVCHAEAAFQGALPYAKDRRSMRALSGKKEPENKADALIWHPDVRRMLLTQKAIAEGGRAMIYGVLKLGDHMFNAVAAGDQAKYKEYDSKLGFFTPILKGFLTEMGLEAANLGIQVFGGHGYVQEHGMEQIARDARISTLYEGTTGIQALDLLGRKVLLGSKGKCVRDFSLTMLQFARPHLLSRTPLGAMARNLTMRAAEWNVLTTAIMLRAPKDRELVGSASFDYLMYSGYVMMAYYWALQAEKATQLLGELDTVKAKSKGKSKLKDKAASEAAANAAQPAKGAESDEFYRTKIQTAEFYFDRLLPRANAHRTSALASTRSVMQIDKEHFAFV